DNA from Bordetella genomosp. 13:
CTTCACCGGGTACGTGATCTTGCCGTCCTCGATCATGTAAGCCTCGGACGCGGAGAACACGAACTTGCCGTTGGTGATGTCGACCTGCCCGCCGCCGAAGTTGGCGGCGTACAGCCCCTTCTTCACCGACGCGATGATCTCTTCGGGCGGCGTGGCGCCGGCCAGCATGTAGGTGTTGGTCATGCGCGGCATGGGCAGGTGCGCGAACGATTCCCGCCGGCCGTTGCCGGTGGCGCCGGTCTTCATCAGCCGGGCATTCAGCGTGTCCTGCATGTAGCCGCGCAGGATGCCGTCCTCGATCAGCACGTTGCGCTGAGTGGCATTGCCTTCGTCATCCACGTTCAGCGAACCGCGGCGATCCGGCAGCGTACCGTCGTCGATGACCGTGACGCCCGGCGACGCCACGCGCTCGCCGATGCGGCCCGAGAAGACGCTCGAGCCCTTGCGGTTGAAGTCGCCTTCCAGGCCATGCCCCACCGCCTCGTGCAGCAGGATGCCGGGCCATCCCGAACCGAGCACGACGGTCATCTCGCCGGCGGGCGCGGGCCGAGCCTCGAGATTGACCAGGGCCTCGTGCACGGCGCGGTCCACGTACTCTTGCAACCGATCGTCGGTGAAGAAATCCAGGCCCGTGCGCCCGCCGCCGCCACCGTGTCCCATCTCGCGCCGGCCATTGCGCTCGGCAATGACGGTGAGCGAGAGCCGCACCAGCGGCCGTACGTCGGCGGCCAGGCGGCCATCGCTGCCGGCGATCAGCACCACGTCGTATTCGGCGCCCAGGCCGGCCATCACCTGGATCACGTGCGGATCGGCCGCGCGCGCCATGCGCTCGACACGCTCGAGCAGCGCGACTTTCTCGGCGGCGCTGAGCGTGGCAAGCGGGTCGATGTCGGCGTACAGGCTGCGGCTGTCGTCCTGCGGCACGTGGGCCGAGACCTTGACGCGTCCCGCGCCGCGGCGCGCGATGCCGCGCACCGTATCGGCCGCAGACAGCAGTGCGTCGACCGACAGGCTGTCGGAATAGGCGAACGCCGTTTTTTCGCCGCTGACCGCGCGCACGCCGACGCCCTGGCCGATGGAAAAACTGCCGGTCTTGACGATGCCCTCTTCCAGGCTCCAGCCTTCGCTGCGCGTGTACTGGAAATACAGGTCTGCATAATCCACGCGGTGCGTGAATATTTCACCCAGGGCCCGGGCCAGGTCGGCTTCGGTGAGGCCCCAGGGGTCCAGCAGCAGGGATTTGGCGGTGGCCAGGGACTGGATGGCGGGATCGATCAATTTCATGAGTGTGGCGGTCTACAGGACTCGGTGACGCAGGGCGGGCAGCGCGGCCCTCACCTCGGAGAGGCGATCAGGCTCTATCGTACCGCTGATCACGCCCGGCTCTTCCGGCAGCACGTCCACGATGTCGCCCCAAGGGTCGACCAGCATGGAGTGTCCCCAGGTGCGGCGGCCATTGGGATGCTTGCCGCCCTGGGCGGGCGCCAATATGTAACATTGATTCTCGATGGCCCGTGCGCGCAGCAGGATTTCCCAATGCGCCCTGCCGGTCGTATACGTGAATGCCGCCGGCACCAGCATCAGGCTCACCTGGCCCATGGCACGGTAGAGCTCCGGAAAGCGCAGGTCGTAGCAGGTGGAAAGCCCCACTCGCCCGCACGGCGCCTCGAAAACCTGGACGGTTTTTCCGGGATGAATGGCGATCGACTCATCGTATGACTCGGCGCCGCGCTGGAAATTGAATAGGTGGATTTTGTCGTATCGCGCCCGCTGCTTGCCGTCGGGGCCATACACGAATGCCGTATTGAATACCCGGCCGGGGTCCGGGCACGCGAGTGGCAGCGTGCCTCCGGCGATCCAGACGCCATGGCGCTGGGCGGCGCCTGACAGGAACTCCTGAATCGGGCCGGCGCCTTCCGTCTCTTTAATCGCGAATTTGTCGGTATCGCGCTGTCCCATGAAACAAAAGTACTCGGGCAGCGCAACCAGACGGGCGCCCGATTCGGCGGCTTTCTGGATTAACTCACCCGCCTGTTTCAGGTTTTCCCGTAGGTCGGGAGTGCTTACCATCTGAACGGCGGCTACCCGCCACGGCCCCGACAATTCTTTCGGCTGCATTTCAGTCATGATACAAAATTGTCTCCGCTCGGATACAGTTTCAACGGAATAAGCTAGTATTATTCACGCACAAAAACAGTAACGCGTTGTTCATCAGCCGGCGAAGGCTATCAACTATTGATAATCAGGAATTAAAACCATGCCCCGTGAGTCTTACGCAGTACAGCAGGCCAAGATCGAGAAGGAGATCAACAAGCTCCAGAAGAGAGCCGAGGTACTGCTGACCAAGCGCCGCAAGCCGGTGCTCGCCTCTATCGTCAAGTCGATGCGCGACTACGATATTACTCCTGAGGAAATCGCCGCCGCGTTCGGCGCTGCCAAGCCCGCTCGCACGCCCTCTGCCGGGGCGCGCCGCAAAGCCGCGGCCAACGGCACGGCGACCAAGCGCGCCGTGGCCCCGAAGTACCGCCACCCCAAGACCGGCGAAACCTGGAGCGGCCGCGGCAAGGCGCCGCGCTGGCTGGCCGCCGAGGAAGCCGCGGGCGCCGATCGCGCCAGCTTCCTGATCGCCGAATAATCGCGATCCGTCGTACCGGATGGCGCGCCGCGGCGCGCCATTTTCATTTGCGCGGCCCCAATGCGCGGGCCCGCCTCAGCGGCCCACGGGATATTCGATCTGGCGCTCGCTGCCGTTGTTGCCGGGGAAACCGTCGAAAATGGCTCGCACCAGGTAGGGCATGGCGCGCAGCAGGTTGTCGGTACGTCCGAGCGTATACGCCGACGAACGATAGACTTCGGCCCCGCCGCTTTCGCGGTCATCGATTTTGACGTTCAGGTAGTGCCGATATGCCACGGCCGGCACGTCGATCCACTCGGGCCCCCAGAAGCCCGGGCCCCAGTATCCGCCATAACCCCAGCCGCGCGGGCCGTAGAAGCCGCCGTACCCGCCGTAGAAGTACGGGTCATAGGGCTGGCGCACCATGATCGTGGTCTGCGTGGTGCCGTACTGATACGAAACCGTGAAGCGCGCCGGCTGGCTCTGCGTCGCCTCGACCAGGCCGGTGGCGCCCAGGCCGGCGCGCATGGTGTCGCGGTATGACTGGTACTCGAGATTATTGGCCAGCTCGGGAGGAACGGCGGCGAACGCGTAGCGTTGTCCCTCGACTCCCTGCGGCCAGCGCTGGAACGACGTGACGTGGGTGGAGACCGTGGGCGCCGCGCAGCCCGTCAGCAGCACGCTGCCCAAGGCCATGGCCGCCCCGGCCATGCGCAGGCTGCGCGACCAGGAGAATGGAGACATGACTGAGTTCCTTCGCGCCGTTCGGCGACATGCAGATACAGACAGCGCGCGGCCCGGAAAGTTTTCGCGCGGCATGCCACTACAATAACCCGGTCTTCCCTTTGCATCGTGGAAACCCCATGCGTACCGACACGCCCGTGACGATTTACCGGAAGGATTACCGGCCCTATCCGTACGCAATTCCGCAGGTGGCGCTGGAATTCGACCTGGATCCGGACACCACCACGGTTCGCTGCACCATGCAGGTCGAACGCCGTGCCGATGCCGGCGCGGATGCCGAACTGCACCTCGACGGCGAAGCGCTGGAACTGGTTTCCCTGCACGTCGACGGCCAGCCGTGGCCCGACTCCAAGTACACGGTGTCAGCGCATGCGCTGGTCATCTCCGGCCTGCCCGAACGCGCCGAGGTCGAAACCGTCAGCCGCTGCCATCCCGCGGCCAATTCCACGCTGATGGGCCTGTACGTATCCGGCGAGAGCTTCTTCACGCAGTGCGAGGCCGAAGGCTTCCGGCGCATCACGTGGTTCGCCGACCGCCCCGACGTCATGTCGCGCTATCGCGTCACACTGCGCGCGCCGGCGGCTTATCCGGTGCTATTGTCCAACGGCAATCTGCTGGACACGCGCGCGCTGCCCGACGGCCGCAACGAGTCGCGCTGGGAAGATCCCTTCCCCAAGCCCTGCTATCTGTTCGCCTTGGTGGCCGGGCGTCTCACCCATCGCGAAACGCGGGTGAAGACCGCCACGGGCCGCGAGGTGCTGCTGCAGGTGTATAGCGACCCCGGCTCCGAATCGCGCACCCAGTGGGCGCTGGATTCGCTGGTGCGCTCGCTGCAATGGGACGAAGCCCGCTTCGGTCTCGAACTGGACCTGGACCGCTTCATGGTGGTCGCCGTGCGCGACTTCAACATGGGCGCAATGGAAAACAAAGGCCTGAACATCTTCAACGCCGCCTACGTGCTGGCCGACCCGGACACGGCCACCGACGCCAACTACGAAGCCATCGAGTCGGTCATCGGGCACGAGTACTTCCACAACTGGACGGGCAATCGCGTCACTTGCCGCGACTGGTTCCAACTCAGCCTGAAGGAAGGCCTGACGGTATTCCGCGACCAGGAGTTCAGCGCGGACATGATGGCCCGCGGCCTCGATCCTGCCGCGGCCGCCAGCGCGCGCGCGGTCAAGCGCATCGACGACGTGGCCACGCTGCGCGCGGCGCAGTTCCCCGAAGACGCGGGTCCCATGGCCCACCCCATCCGCCCCGACAGCTACCAGGAGATCGGCAACTTCTACACCGCCACGGTGTACGAGAAAGGCGCCGAGGTCATCCGCATGCAGCACACGCTGCTGGGCGAAGAGGGTTTCCGCGCGGGAATGGACGAGTACTTCCGACGCCACGACGGTCAGGCCGTCACCTGCGACGATTTCGTCGCGGCCATGGAGTCCGTCTATGTGAAGCAACACCCCGGCCGCACGCTCGACGTGTTCCGCAACTGGTATCGCCAGGCCGGCACGCCGCGCGTCAGCGTCACGCTGGACTACGATGCCGCGGCGCGCCGCTGCACGATCACGCTGGCGCAGCAGTGCCGGCCCGTGGGCGTCGAGCGCCGCGCCGACAAGCTGGACAAGCAGCCGTTCCACATCCCTTTCGCCATGGGCCTGCTCGACCGCCAGGGCAACCCCATCCTGCTGCACCACGACGGCCGTGAGCAAGAGACCGTACTGCTCGAGCTCACCACGGCACGCGAGCAATGGGTGTTCGAAGGCATACCGTCGGCGCCCGTTCCCTCGCTGCTGCGCGGTTTCTCGGCGCCGGTCATCGTGGAATATGGCTGGAGCGATGCCGACCTGGCGCTGCTGTCGGCGCATGACACCGACCCCTTCGCTCGCTGGGAAGCGGGCCAGGAACTGGCGACGCGGCAGATCCTTGCGCTCGTGCGGCAGCATCAGGGCGACCAGCCGCTGCGGGTCGACGACGCCTTCGTGCAGGCCTGGCGCGCGCTGCTGACCGATCCGGCGCTGGACGCGGCATATCGCGCGCGCACGCTGGCCTTGCCGTCCGAGAAGACGCTGGCCGAGCGCATGGAACAGATCGATCCGCCGGCATTGGCCGTCGCGCGCGACTTCCTGCGCGCCGAACTGGGCAGGCAGTTGCGCGCGGAATGGCATGCGGCCTTCGATGCCAGCCAGACACCCGGCGAGTACAGCCCCGCTCCCGGACCGGCCGGCAAGCGCGCCCTGAAGAACCAGGCGCTGGCGCACCTGATGGCAGCCGGCGCCGACGGCGCGCAGGAACTCGCGCAGCAACAGTACGCCTCGGCCGGCAACATGACCGACAGCATGGCGGCGTTGTCGGCGCTGCTCAACTACGGCACGGGCGATGCGCCCGCGCAAGCCCTCGCGGCCTTCTACGACCGCTGGCAGCACGATCCGCTGGTGGTGGACAAGTGGTTCACGCTGCAGGCGACCGCCCGCTCGGCCACCGTCGAGTCCATACGCGGCCTGATGCAGCACCCCGCCTTCACGCTGCGCAATCCGAACCGCGCCCGCGCGCTGGTGTTCCAGTTCTGCCTGAACAACGCGCGCGGCATGCATCGGCCCGATGGCGAGGGCTATGCCTACTGGACCGAGCAGGTCATCGCGCTGGACGCCCTGAATCCCGAGGTCGCCGCCCGCCTGGCGCGCGCGCTGGACAACTGGTCGCGCTTCGTGCCGGCGCTGCGTCAGCCCATGCAGCAGGCGCTGCAACGCGTCAGCGCGCATCCCGGCCTGTCGCGCAACGTACTGGAAATCACCTCGAAAGCATTGGAATTCGCCGCACAGGCATAGGAGAACTCCTTGAAACGCAAAACGCTTACTCAATACCTGGTCGAGCAGCAGCGCTCCGAGCAGCTGCTGCAACCCGAGCTGCGCCTGCTCATCGAAGTGGTGGCGCGCGCCTGCAAGGCCATCAGCCACGCCGTCAGCAAGGGCGCGCTGGGCGGCGTGCTGGGCAGCCTGGAAAGCGAGAACGTCCAGGGCGAAGTGCAGAAGAAGCTGGACGTGCTGTCCAACGAGATCCTGCTCGAGGCCAACGAATGGGGCGGCCACCTGGCGGCGATGGCTTCCGAAGAGATGGAGACCATCCACCACATTCCCAACCGCTATCCCAAGGGCGAGTACCTGCTGCTGTTCGATCCCCTGGACGGCTCGTCGAACATCGACGTCAACGTGTCCATCGGCACCATCTTCTCGGTGCTGCGCGCGCCGCACGACGTGGGCACCGCCGTCACCGAACAGGACTTCCTGCAGCCCGGCAGCCAGCAGGTCGCGGCCGGCTATGCGGTGTATGGTCCGCAGACCATGCTGGTGCTTACCGTGGGCAAGGGCGTGGTCGGCTTCACGCTGGACCGCGAAATGGGCTCGTGGGTGTTGACGCACGAAAGCATGCGCGTGCCGGAAGACACCAAAGAGTTCGCCATCAACATGTCGAACATGCGGCACTGGGCGCCGCCGGTGCGCCGCTATATCGACGAGTGCCTGGCCGGTTCCACCGGCCCGCGCGGCAAGGACTACAACATGCGCTGGGTCGCGTCCATGGTGGCCGACGTGCACCGCATCCTGACCCGCGGCGGCATCTTCATGTATCCCTGGGACGCCCGCGAACCGGACAAGGCTGGCAAGCTGCGCCTGATGTATGAAGCCAATCCCATGAGCCTGCTGATCGAACAGGCGGGGGGCGCGGCCATCAACGGCACGCAGCGTATTCTCGACCTGCAGCCCGAGAAGCTGCACCAGCGCGTCAGCGTGATCCTGGGGTCGAAGAACGAAGTGGAACGCGTCGGCCGCTACCACACCGAGGCAGCCGCGCAGAAGTAGTCCTGCTGGGTTCGACTGCAGCCACGCGGGCGGCTGCGCCGGATGACTCTCTTGCGGATGCGTGCCGCGAGGCATCCGGGCGGCCGGCGGCATGCAGCCGCTGGCCAGGCCGCATCAGTCGTCGACGTCTTCGATCGACTTGACGTCGTCCTTGTTGACGCGGATCTCGCGGTCGCCCTTCTCGTACTTGTAGAAGCCGCTATCCTCGTCGTAGTCCGGGCGGTCAGCGGTATGGACCTGCGTGCCGTCGGCCTTGTGGATAGTGGTCGGTGTCGAGCAGCCGGCCAGTGCGGTCAGGCTGGTGGCGGCGATTACCATCATCAGATTCTTCGGACTCATAAGACCTCCGTGTTGTCATGAGGGTGACTTCACTGTAGAGGCCCGCTGGCCGTGGCGCATGACCGAATGTCTTGAAAATGTAAAGCGCGCGCGGGCTGTGTCAGGCCTTGTTTCCCAAAGCTCGCAGACACCGGCCCGCGTACGGAACTCTTACACTTTGGCGTGCGCCTCGATGTAGCGCCGCACCGACATTTCGTCGCAGTCCATCACGGTGACGCGCTGCGGCAGCGATTCGAGATTGGCCAGCGCCGCGGGCGGCGGCGCGGGCTGGCCCAGGGCCGCCTCGATGGTCTCGGAGAATTTCGCGGGCAGCGCGGTCTCGAGCACCAGCATCGGTATGCCGGGCTCCATGTATTGGCGCGCCACCTTTACGCCGTCCGCAGTATGCGGATCGACCAGCACGCCGCAGGTGTCGTACGTGGACTTGATGGTGGACAGCCGGTCGGCATGCGTGCTGACCCCCGCCACGAAGCCATGTTCGGCATCGAAGCGCGACAGCTGCGCGGACAGGTCGAACTGCCCGTCGCGCGCCAGTTGGGCCCACAGCGCCTTCACGCGTTCCGCGTCCGCATCCACCAGGTCGTAGACGAAGCGCTCGAAGTTCGAGGCGCGCGAGATGTCCATCGAGGGGCTGGAGGTGGCATACGTCTGCGCCGGCCCACGCGGGCGATAGAGACCCGTGCGGAAGAACTCTTCGAGCACGTTGTTCTCGTTGGTGGCCAGCACCAGTCGGCGTATGGGCAGGCCCATGCGGCGCGCGATGTGGCCCGACAGGATGTTGCCGAAGTTGCCCGAGGGCACCGCGAACGACACCTGCTGGCCCCGGCCCGTCGTGGCGCATAGCCAGCCGTGGAAGTAGTACACGACCTGGGCCGCGATGCGCGCCCAGTTGATGGAGTTGACCGCGCCCAGGCGCCAGCGCGTCTTGAACTCCAGGTCGCCGGCCAGGGCCTTGACGATGTCCTGGGCCTCGTCGAACACGCCGCGCACCGCGATGTTGTGGATGTTCTCGTCCTGCAGCGAGTACATCTGGGCGCGCTGGAAGGCGCTCATGCGGCCATGCGGCGACAGCATGAACACGGCCACGCCGCGCTTGCCGCGCAGCGCGTACTCGGCGGCCGAGCCGGTATCGCCCGACGTGGCGCCCACGATGTTGAGCGTGGTGCCGCGGCGCGTCAGCACGTATTCGAAGACCTGGCCCAGGAACTGCATGGCCATGTCCTTGAACGCCAGCGTCGGGCCTTCGGACAGGCCCAGCAGGTGCAGCCCGTCGTACAGCGGACGCAGGGGCACGATGTCTTCGCTGTTGAACACACCTTGCCGATATGCCGCGCGCGTCAAGGTGCGCAAATCGTCGGCGGGGATGTCGGTGGCAAAGCGGGACAGGACCTCGAAGGCCAGGTCGGCGTACGACAAGCCTCGCCACGATTCGAGCGTGGCGGCGTCGACGCGCGGCAGGGCTTCGGGCACGGCCAGGCCGCCGTCCGGCGCCAGACCTTCAAGCAGAATGTCGGAAAAGCCTTGCGGGGCCATGCCGCCGCGGGTGGATACGTAGTTCATAGATGCTCCACGCGCAGGCGCGTGACCTTGGAACGCACGAACGGCATGGACTCGATCTGGCCGATGGCCAGGTCGACGTCGCCCTCGAGGGCCTCGTGCGTGAGGAAGATGATGTCGGCCCC
Protein-coding regions in this window:
- the tldD gene encoding metalloprotease TldD, translating into MKLIDPAIQSLATAKSLLLDPWGLTEADLARALGEIFTHRVDYADLYFQYTRSEGWSLEEGIVKTGSFSIGQGVGVRAVSGEKTAFAYSDSLSVDALLSAADTVRGIARRGAGRVKVSAHVPQDDSRSLYADIDPLATLSAAEKVALLERVERMARAADPHVIQVMAGLGAEYDVVLIAGSDGRLAADVRPLVRLSLTVIAERNGRREMGHGGGGGRTGLDFFTDDRLQEYVDRAVHEALVNLEARPAPAGEMTVVLGSGWPGILLHEAVGHGLEGDFNRKGSSVFSGRIGERVASPGVTVIDDGTLPDRRGSLNVDDEGNATQRNVLIEDGILRGYMQDTLNARLMKTGATGNGRRESFAHLPMPRMTNTYMLAGATPPEEIIASVKKGLYAANFGGGQVDITNGKFVFSASEAYMIEDGKITYPVKGATLIGNGPDAMNRVSLIGNDMRLDSGVGTCGKDGQSVPVGVGMPTVRMDGLTVGGTA
- a CDS encoding carbon-nitrogen hydrolase family protein; this translates as MQPKELSGPWRVAAVQMVSTPDLRENLKQAGELIQKAAESGARLVALPEYFCFMGQRDTDKFAIKETEGAGPIQEFLSGAAQRHGVWIAGGTLPLACPDPGRVFNTAFVYGPDGKQRARYDKIHLFNFQRGAESYDESIAIHPGKTVQVFEAPCGRVGLSTCYDLRFPELYRAMGQVSLMLVPAAFTYTTGRAHWEILLRARAIENQCYILAPAQGGKHPNGRRTWGHSMLVDPWGDIVDVLPEEPGVISGTIEPDRLSEVRAALPALRHRVL
- a CDS encoding H-NS histone family protein, yielding MPRESYAVQQAKIEKEINKLQKRAEVLLTKRRKPVLASIVKSMRDYDITPEEIAAAFGAAKPARTPSAGARRKAAANGTATKRAVAPKYRHPKTGETWSGRGKAPRWLAAEEAAGADRASFLIAE
- a CDS encoding DUF4136 domain-containing protein — translated: MSPFSWSRSLRMAGAAMALGSVLLTGCAAPTVSTHVTSFQRWPQGVEGQRYAFAAVPPELANNLEYQSYRDTMRAGLGATGLVEATQSQPARFTVSYQYGTTQTTIMVRQPYDPYFYGGYGGFYGPRGWGYGGYWGPGFWGPEWIDVPAVAYRHYLNVKIDDRESGGAEVYRSSAYTLGRTDNLLRAMPYLVRAIFDGFPGNNGSERQIEYPVGR
- the pepN gene encoding aminopeptidase N — its product is MRTDTPVTIYRKDYRPYPYAIPQVALEFDLDPDTTTVRCTMQVERRADAGADAELHLDGEALELVSLHVDGQPWPDSKYTVSAHALVISGLPERAEVETVSRCHPAANSTLMGLYVSGESFFTQCEAEGFRRITWFADRPDVMSRYRVTLRAPAAYPVLLSNGNLLDTRALPDGRNESRWEDPFPKPCYLFALVAGRLTHRETRVKTATGREVLLQVYSDPGSESRTQWALDSLVRSLQWDEARFGLELDLDRFMVVAVRDFNMGAMENKGLNIFNAAYVLADPDTATDANYEAIESVIGHEYFHNWTGNRVTCRDWFQLSLKEGLTVFRDQEFSADMMARGLDPAAAASARAVKRIDDVATLRAAQFPEDAGPMAHPIRPDSYQEIGNFYTATVYEKGAEVIRMQHTLLGEEGFRAGMDEYFRRHDGQAVTCDDFVAAMESVYVKQHPGRTLDVFRNWYRQAGTPRVSVTLDYDAAARRCTITLAQQCRPVGVERRADKLDKQPFHIPFAMGLLDRQGNPILLHHDGREQETVLLELTTAREQWVFEGIPSAPVPSLLRGFSAPVIVEYGWSDADLALLSAHDTDPFARWEAGQELATRQILALVRQHQGDQPLRVDDAFVQAWRALLTDPALDAAYRARTLALPSEKTLAERMEQIDPPALAVARDFLRAELGRQLRAEWHAAFDASQTPGEYSPAPGPAGKRALKNQALAHLMAAGADGAQELAQQQYASAGNMTDSMAALSALLNYGTGDAPAQALAAFYDRWQHDPLVVDKWFTLQATARSATVESIRGLMQHPAFTLRNPNRARALVFQFCLNNARGMHRPDGEGYAYWTEQVIALDALNPEVAARLARALDNWSRFVPALRQPMQQALQRVSAHPGLSRNVLEITSKALEFAAQA
- a CDS encoding class 1 fructose-bisphosphatase; translation: MKRKTLTQYLVEQQRSEQLLQPELRLLIEVVARACKAISHAVSKGALGGVLGSLESENVQGEVQKKLDVLSNEILLEANEWGGHLAAMASEEMETIHHIPNRYPKGEYLLLFDPLDGSSNIDVNVSIGTIFSVLRAPHDVGTAVTEQDFLQPGSQQVAAGYAVYGPQTMLVLTVGKGVVGFTLDREMGSWVLTHESMRVPEDTKEFAINMSNMRHWAPPVRRYIDECLAGSTGPRGKDYNMRWVASMVADVHRILTRGGIFMYPWDAREPDKAGKLRLMYEANPMSLLIEQAGGAAINGTQRILDLQPEKLHQRVSVILGSKNEVERVGRYHTEAAAQK
- a CDS encoding YgdI/YgdR family lipoprotein, whose protein sequence is MSPKNLMMVIAATSLTALAGCSTPTTIHKADGTQVHTADRPDYDEDSGFYKYEKGDREIRVNKDDVKSIEDVDD
- the thrC gene encoding threonine synthase gives rise to the protein MNYVSTRGGMAPQGFSDILLEGLAPDGGLAVPEALPRVDAATLESWRGLSYADLAFEVLSRFATDIPADDLRTLTRAAYRQGVFNSEDIVPLRPLYDGLHLLGLSEGPTLAFKDMAMQFLGQVFEYVLTRRGTTLNIVGATSGDTGSAAEYALRGKRGVAVFMLSPHGRMSAFQRAQMYSLQDENIHNIAVRGVFDEAQDIVKALAGDLEFKTRWRLGAVNSINWARIAAQVVYYFHGWLCATTGRGQQVSFAVPSGNFGNILSGHIARRMGLPIRRLVLATNENNVLEEFFRTGLYRPRGPAQTYATSSPSMDISRASNFERFVYDLVDADAERVKALWAQLARDGQFDLSAQLSRFDAEHGFVAGVSTHADRLSTIKSTYDTCGVLVDPHTADGVKVARQYMEPGIPMLVLETALPAKFSETIEAALGQPAPPPAALANLESLPQRVTVMDCDEMSVRRYIEAHAKV